One Phaseolus vulgaris cultivar G19833 chromosome 4, P. vulgaris v2.0, whole genome shotgun sequence DNA window includes the following coding sequences:
- the LOC137838597 gene encoding uncharacterized protein produces MATTRRGTARAAGEEMSMQQVLEIMRGLHDDMAESKIEQERMQTDLEASHVRNEDLRRVNEELCRGLRNNQGQREQEEMEHLTPPREFSTPFSQEILDAAIPNTFAGPKAIFTGMEDPEAHLTAFHTQMVLVGGSDAARCKLFMSTLTGMAMDWFISLPNGHITSFQQLSQLFREQYLANRAPPPVSYDLFDVKQYQVESLKEYINRFGAQVVKVGTSEEPMIVYAFRKDVCPSPFCESIIRNRPRTFAEIRRRAVEHIASEGEVCEKHTTVVPSRLRAHTRVQPVRVNETTTGRKKSEGRCPYEAQREGKAGKIQLCGGVEGPDRRA; encoded by the coding sequence atggccACCACTAGACGAGGTACCGCACGCGCTGCAGGTGaagaaatgtccatgcagcaggttctggagataatgcgggggctacatgatgatatggcggagtcgaagatagaacaagaacgcatgcagacggatctcgaagcctcgcatgtgAGGAACGAAGACCTCCGTCGCGTTAATGAGGAGTTGTGCCGGGGTCTGAGGAACAACCAGGGGCAACGCGAACAAGAGGAGATGGAAcatctcaccccaccaagggagttttccactcccttctcgcaggagatcctagatgcggCGATCCCCAACACTTTCGCAGGGCCCAAGGCGattttcaccgggatggaggatcctgaggcgcatctcacggcgttccacacgcaaATGGTGTTagtaggcggctccgacgccgcaagatgcaagctcttcatgagcaccttgacaGGAATGGCgatggattggtttatcagccttcctaacggccatatcacctcctttcaGCAGTTGTCACAGCTGTTCAGAGAGCAATACCTAGCGAACAGGGCCCCGCCGCCagtctcctacgacctgtttgatgtgaagcagtaccAAGTGGAAAgtttgaaggagtatatcaaccgTTTCGGGGCCCAAGTGGTAAAGGTTGGCACGTCggaggagcccatgattgtgtatgcCTTCAGGAAAGACGTGTGTCCCAGCCCTTTTTGCGAATCTATTATTCGCAATCGCCCAAGGACCTTTGCTGAAATACGacgtcgggcggtagaacatatcgcCTCCGAAGGAGAGGTGTGCGAGAAGCACACCaccgtcgtaccctcacgcctgAGGGCACACACACGGGTTcagcccgtcagggtcaacgagaccacgacgggaaggaagaagtcAGAGGGGAGATGCCCCTATGAAGCCCAGAGAGAGGGCAAGGCCGGCAAgatacaactttgtggtggagttgaaggacctgatcgccgtgcctaa